The region agaatggccagactggttcgaactgacaaagtctacggtaactcataaccgctctgtacaattgtggtgagaagaatagcatctcagaatgctaagtAATTTATATTGgacttgtaaaaataaataaataacaaaaacgaATGCTGAGATGGCACTGTGCCTgctcatttcaaaagtccaccacacacCACTGTTCTGcatggaattgcatgtagtttgTTCTAATTGGGGCGTGTTGTAAGGcagtgttacaatgtgccccgtcagcgcaactgggatttaaacctggctagTCACTTATGCTGGCTTGCTAAGAATTAAAAACTATGCAAGATGCTAGCTAACAGATTGGAGTTtaaatgataccaagtttgccttGTTTTAAATATACACTAAAAACAGAAGTGAAAATTAACTTTCATGTGAAATTTTAGATTTGCTACTGTAAAATGAACTTTTGCAATATCTTACAAACTTTTGGGAATTTTGCTGCAATTTTTTTCTCTAAaaagtgttgatatggcaacaagtaatcAAAAAAGTTTCGTCTTACCAGTGTGTGTGGACACTTTTAAACCATGTTTAACAACTAGCCCACGTGAGTTGGTGCCCCGCTCTCCACTATTGGTGCTTTTCAAAAGCGGGAAAGTGCAGATGTTAGTTATCAATGGGAAAAAAGGGTACTTAAATCTAATATATTATGTATTACCTATAGTGGTGCTCCGAAAGCAGTTAAACTATCAAACTACTATTAAACAGTAAacttataacaaaaataaataaccaactctaaaataaatgtgataagaTGGGTTCTTGCACATATCGTGACCAGTGGTCTTGACGTCTTGATGCAAGAACCAGTGAGGTCTGATTTTACTGATGTGTCCTCATATTTGATTTGTGCTCTGTTTATGATTTGATTTAGGATGAATAACATCTGTTCAAATAATGGTCTTTATATCATACAAATTGATTGTATACTTTgatatgatgcacaagttgcaTACACTACATATATGACACTTTTAAGTGCTTttgtaagctttaaagtgagtcaccacTGATATTGTGTTGAAATCTGCCAAAAGAGCATCCTTTCAAATATattcttttatgttccatggcagaaagaaatgtataggtttggaacagaataagggtgagtaaacaataaaataattttcatttagggttgaactatcccttttactgAAATGAACCATATGCACACCTGCTTCCAGCCAGATCAgaaaagcaacttacaaatgaggaatatgaGAAGTGCTACACAAAGTTCCAAAATGGCTTAAATAGGGATGAACTAGGGCAGAGCTGCACTGTAGGTgaaccaaaaataaaatgaaagagtTTAGTAGCACAGTCTTTTAAACTGTTTAAGAATAAGTTTTGAGTAAAGTGCTTGTGAAAAGTTgagtatttgtgttttttttttttttgcagatagaaGGTCTCAGCTGCTTGGGTTTAACAAggtttaaaatgttgttgttgtttttttcaaatgttttattttattgattgtaTTGCAGTGAGACCAGAAACATACTAAACGCAAAGTAAACAAGTGCAGACCTGAGTGCAAGGCCAATGCATTGCCAATACGCAGTTAAACATACTAATGtgcattcttgtgttactgtggcagtaacaaacctctgCATCTAAGGGGGCGAGCTTGCGTCTGCCTTTGCAgtcacgtacttgcatagagtatgttacAGACTTAAGAGTAAAACACTTAACACCAAAGTAAACCTACTTACTTAATTTTGCAAGCTGAGTGACTTGGATCTATGCAGTCCTGCTATATTCACTGTCACCATCAGGATATTTATTTGCTCTCAGAATAGAGAATCTATTGCACAATTCACTGAACTCATGAACAATAAAGTTGATTTATATTATGCTACTGCATCTCAATCATATACTTGCTGCTTGGGAATCACTTTGACATCATTGTGAAAGCACATGACAATTCTGCATTGTTTTAATTATTCTATATATTTAgtagaaatacttttattggacaGTGCTGGGGTGAAGACACAACATGTTGATAGAGTTCTAAGATTGTACCATAGCTGTAATAGTGAAATGTAGCATATTAACTAGACCTCTGCAGATAAATGCTCCATGCCCCTTTATATACTGTTAAATGAACCTTGACTCAGATTCTATAGTATAAGTGTCTCTTCATGCACATTGAAGCTGAAGGAGGGAGTGCTGTTCTCGTTCTTCTTAAACTCACCATACACTCAACAAAGGCTGACCTTGTAATGATTTTGCAATCTACATCATtggtaaaaatatgtttttcggTAAGAACATTGTATAGATAATCAAATATACCAGACACATATGATTGTCAGCTATCTTTTCTTGCTGGTTTAAATGCAGTGAATTAACAGTACTGAAATGTGGGAAATTTTGCTGCTGTTTACTAGAATGAGACATTGGGTCTAGTCACAAATCTTGAACTTTGTCTTTTACCCTATTCATTGATTACTGGCAATGATTTCACTCATCCTAAATTGAGACAATCCTTTCATTTAAcgttatgataaaaaataaaaatggtagtAGATAAAATAATTTACTGTGGTACTAAATTGTAGCAATTGCCTAAAATGGTCTTGTGGTCAGTGATGTAGATGATTAACATTCGCAAACAATTTTACACAGTTTCTCAGTACATCAATCTTGCTCCCTTGCTTTATCACAGATGCCATGAACGGACAAATTTTTCAAGCATGTGGCCAAATCTTGATAGCTCTTCTGATGACAACtgttccagctgttcagagtgggaAGGTTCTTGTCTTTCCTGTGGATGGCAGCCACTGGGTCCACATGAACATCTTGATTGAGGCACTTCATGCCAAAGGTCACAATATTACAGTCATCCGGATGGTGGACAGTTGGTACATTAAAGAATTTTCACCTCACTACACATCAATCACTCTGAAGTCTCCAGGGGGGTTTGATGAAGAATTCTTTGAGACTTTTGCATCCAGACTTATGCAAATTCAGAGGGATGGTTCCACTTGGGCTCGTCTGAAACTCGAGATAGAAATGTGGGAAAGTACTTCTGAGATGACTAAAACAGAAAGTAAAATGATAAGCAGTATGATGGAAGACCAGCAGCTAATGCAGTTCCTCAAAGAGGCCAAATATAATTTGATCCTCACAGATCCACTCTTTTTTGGAGGTATTATTTTGGGGCACTATCTGAAACTGCCCATTGTCTACAATGTCCGTTGGACAATGTATAGTGAAGCTCATTTTGCGATAGCTCCTTCACCACTTTCTTATGTTCCTTTTCCAATGGTAGAGTTGTCAGACCGCATGAGTTTCTTTGAAAGAGTGAAAAATGTTGTGATGTACACTGTAGCTGAAGCAATGGGTGCTTTTCTGTTCGCACCATATTATAATGCACTTTGCGAACGGTTCATTGGCCCAGGAGTATCATTCCTCACCTTAGTTCAGCGTGCTGATCTGTGGCTCCATAGAGTTGACTTTATTTTTGAATTTCCACGTCCCACTATGCCAAACATTGTCTACATGGGAGGTTTCCAGTGCAAGCCATCAAAGCCTCTTTCACAAGATCTTGAGGACTTTGTGCAGAGCTCTGGTGACCATGGTGTCATCGTCATGTCTCTGGGCACTCTCATTGGTCAGCTTCCTGATGATGTGGCTGAGGCAATTGCTGAAGCTTTTGCAGAACTTCCACAGAAGGTCATCTGGAGGTACAAAGGAAAGAGACCATCTGCACTAGGGAACAACACCTTAATGATGGACTGGATACCTCAGAATGATCTTCTGGGTCATCCTAAGACCAGAGCTTTTGTGGCACATGGCGGAACAAATGGAGTTCAAGAAGCCATCTACCATGGGGTACCAATCGTTGGATTTGGGTTGATCTTTGATCAGCCAGATAATCTTGCAAAGATGAGAGTAAAGGGAGTAGCAAAGACTGTAGACTTTGCCACAGTGGATAAGGACTCCTTCCTTAATACTGTTAAAGAGGTCCT is a window of Myxocyprinus asiaticus isolate MX2 ecotype Aquarium Trade chromosome 8, UBuf_Myxa_2, whole genome shotgun sequence DNA encoding:
- the LOC127445267 gene encoding UDP-glucuronosyltransferase 2C1-like; protein product: MNGQIFQACGQILIALLMTTVPAVQSGKVLVFPVDGSHWVHMNILIEALHAKGHNITVIRMVDSWYIKEFSPHYTSITLKSPGGFDEEFFETFASRLMQIQRDGSTWARLKLEIEMWESTSEMTKTESKMISSMMEDQQLMQFLKEAKYNLILTDPLFFGGIILGHYLKLPIVYNVRWTMYSEAHFAIAPSPLSYVPFPMVELSDRMSFFERVKNVVMYTVAEAMGAFLFAPYYNALCERFIGPGVSFLTLVQRADLWLHRVDFIFEFPRPTMPNIVYMGGFQCKPSKPLSQDLEDFVQSSGDHGVIVMSLGTLIGQLPDDVAEAIAEAFAELPQKVIWRYKGKRPSALGNNTLMMDWIPQNDLLGHPKTRAFVAHGGTNGVQEAIYHGVPIVGFGLIFDQPDNLAKMRVKGVAKTVDFATVDKDSFLNTVKEVLYEPSYRENMQRLSRLHKDIPVKPLDNAIFWIEFVMRHKGAAHLRTESYKMPWYSYHSVDVILFLLSAVSLIVLTTYAVIRYLCCRMCVRKTKNKLE